In one window of Vanrija pseudolonga chromosome 5, complete sequence DNA:
- the erg5 gene encoding Cytochrome P450 61 — protein MAAPASKLIPRPTSLVDFDSVKSWGLGSLSKARVTFDTKTTVATVLTVILSLLLLEQAVYRAKKAHLPGDKWTIPIIGKFADSLNPTLANYKKQWYSGPLSCVSVFNIFIVIGSSNELARKILNSPNHAEPCLVASAKKVLLPENWVFLHGKVHADYRKALNVLFTQKALSIYLPIQERIYRRTFEQWVNDYKTPTEMMLPMRDLNMETSLSVFLGPYLNDAQRDEINKKYWLITVALELVNFPLAVPGTKVYNAIQARKAVMKHLMAASAAAKIRMADGTNEPECLLDEWVRAMIDAKSSDGEQARLLSREYSDKEIAMVILSFLFASQDAMSSAIVWAFQLTADNPEILAKIREEQFRVRGGDVDAPLTLDLVEDMVYTRAVIKEVLRLMPPVIMVPYLTTKAFPITPEYTVPKGSMVIPAFWNSLHDETCYPEPDRFKPERWLANEDGSLPIAESKPQNYLVWGSGPHKCIGGQYATMHLTATLGTASVLYDWKHERTDLSDEVQVIAAIFPKDNCKLKFTPLAQQ, from the exons ATGGCAGCTCCAGCGTCAAAGCTCATCCCCCGCCCCACGTCCCTTGTCGACTTTGACTCGGTCAAGTCGTGGGGACTCGGCAGCCTCTCCAAGGCCCGCGTCACCTTTGACAC CAAGACGACGGTCGCGACGGTCCTCACCGTCATCCTGTCCCTCttgctcctcgagcaggccgtgTACCGCGCCAAGAAGGCCCACCTCCCTGGAGACAAGTGGACCATTCCGATCATCGGAAAGTTTGCCGACTCGCTCAACCCCACTCTCGCAAACTACAAGAAGCAGTGGTACTCGGGACCCCTTTCGTGTGTCTCCGTGTTCAACAT CTTCATCGTCATCGGCTCTTCCAACGAGCTAGCACGCAAGATCCTCAACTCGCCCAACCATGCCGAACcctgcctcgtcgcctcggccaagAAGGTCCTCCTCCCCGAGAACTGGGTCTTCCTTCACGGCAAGGTCCACGCCGACTACCGCAAGGCCCTCAACGTCCTCTTCACCCAGAAGGCCCTGTCCATCTACCTCCCCATCCAGGAGCGCATCTACCGCCGCACGTTCGAGCAGTGGGTCAACGACTACAAGACCCCTACCGAGATGATGCTTCCCATGCGCGACCTCAACATGGAGACGTCGCTCTCCGTTTTCCTCGGCCCCTACCTCAACGACGCCCAGCGTGACGAGATCAACAAGAAGTACTGGCTCATCActgtcgccctcgagctcgtcaactTCCCCCTCGCCGTTCCCGGCACCAAGGTCTACAACGCTATTCAGGCTCGCAAGGCTGTCATGAAGCACCTcatggccgcctcggctgcCGCCAAGATCCGCATGGCCGACGGCACCAACGAGCCCGAGtgcctcctcgacgagtggGTCCGTGCTATGATCGACGCCAAGTCGAGCGATGGCGAGCAGGCTCGCCTCCTCAGCCGCGAGTACTCGGACAAGGAGATTGCCATGGTTATTCTTTCGTTCCTCTTTGCCTCGCAGGacgccatgtcgtcggccaTCGTCTGGGCCTTCCAGCTCACTGCCGACAACCCAGAGATCCTTGCCAAGATCCGTGAGGAGCAGTTCCGCGTCCGTggtggcgacgtcgacgctcccctcaccctcgacctcgttgaGGACATGGTCTACACCCGTGCCGTTATCAAGGAGGTCCTCCGCCTGATGCCCCCCGTCATCATGGTTCCTTACCTCACCACCAAGGCGTTCCCCATCACCCCCGAGTACACTGTCCCCAAGGGCTCGATGGTCATCCCCGCCTTCTGGAACTCGCTCCACGACGAGACCTGCTACCCCGAGCCCGACAGGTTCAAGCCCGAGAGGTGgctcgccaacgaggacGGCTCGCTTCCCATCGCCGAGTCCAAGCCCCAGAACTACCTCGTCTGGGGCAGCGGTCCCCACAAG TGCATTGGCGGTCAGTACGCCACCATGCACCTTACTGCCACCCTCGGCACTGCTTCGGTCCTCTAC
- the YOP1_1 gene encoding Protein YOP1, which translates to MSTPQAQQITQNFLNHPYVQQVQKTAQGQLNSLDAELNKFPILRDIEKKTNVPKAYGVLALGASAVLLIFFNLFGLAGAVSNLIGWGLPAYLSIKAIETPSTNDDKQWLTYWVVFGTFNLIESFAIRPILYWIPLYYVFKTVFTIWLFLPATRGAEVLYFNVIRPFVVKGASRPAAPATSSFSTSSTGAAAAAPSSFEHEKTL; encoded by the exons ATGTCGACCCCTCAGGCTCAGCAGATTACCCAGAACTTCCTCAACCACCCCTACGTTCAGCAGGTCCAGAAGACTGCTCAGGGCCAGctcaactcgctcgacgccgagctcaacaaGTTCCCCATCCTCCGCGACATTGAGAAGAAGACCAACGTCCCCAAGGCCTACGgtgtcctcgccctcggcgcctc GGCTGTCCTCCTCATCTTCTTCAACCTCTTTGgcctcgctggcgccgtctCCAACCTCATCGGTTGGGGTCTTCCCGCCTACCTCTCGATCAAGGCCATCGAGACCCCCAGCACCAACGATGACAAGCAGTGGCTCACCTACTGG GTCGTCTTCGGCACCTTCAACCTGATCGAGTCGTTCGCCATCCGCCCCATCCTCTACTGGATCCCCCTCTACTACGTCTTCAAGACCGTCTTCACCATCTGGC TCTTCCTCCCCGCCACCCGCGGTGCCGAGGTTCTCTACTTCAACGTGATCCGCCCCTTCGTTGTCAAgggcgcgtcgcgccccgctgcccctgccacctcgtcgttctcgacctcgtcgacgggtgccgccgccgctgctccctCGAGCTTCGAGC ACGAGAAGACTCTTTAA
- the SPAC630.12 gene encoding putative protein, producing MSSGRAGSRSQPSSVEHWLSDGPVKMRRSGLRSRSTQLMAFRFASVVLVIWYEFFSSLSGCKFPDVVLRAESAQAPTHVVLIADPHVPHPSLSHPPDSAPWVNAIRQGMEELFMRKSWNVVRRLGRIDAVIVVGDILDCGREFMSDKHYDEYYQIFRSIFKLHPTTDIYFVPGNHDIGLGPPGTFSPFARRRFQEHFGDLNAVVSVANHSLILLDSIGLIEEDRRRYAAEIQYGEWSGIAGGVIEFVQALGKEPPPNPILISHVPLARPDTVNCGPLREYGTIQKGVGVGYQNLLGGETSDFLLEALRPIVVFSGDDHDYCDITHQHGIREVTLKSFSSSAGIQKPGLQLLSLIPPQEGVLSHADVPCFLPDQLGVYNWIYLPFIIFTFAYILLTNLRSALVRGSHHHHGGDRSPKPRHSPRPDEKRRERPVLTTTRSSQHLQSLTATARGRHHLAAAGSAPNSPHLSPRIPYDDNDSELGDGYISPALSRRSSYGVDLNEAGAATPPLLRMSSSTGLPSPIVQPVPRRVALPRMLSASDWVASARAKDTSVISLGAAHGNSYFSKLTRSLRWLWRTRNSVVIKSVRELLSVILPAAIVWVIVNAIW from the exons ATGAGCAGTGGCCGAGCTGGATCGAGGTCGCAGCCGTCGAGCGTCGAGCACTGGCTCTCAGACGGGCCCGTCAAGATGCGCCGCTCGGGCCTCCGGAGCCGCTCAACGCAGCTCATGGCGTTCCGTTTCGCGTCGGTCGTACTGGTCATTTGGTACGAG TTCTTCAGCTCCCTCTCGGGCTGCAAGTTTCCCGACGTCGTcctgcgcgccgagtcggcacAGGCTCCGACGCACGTTGTGCTCATCGCGGACCCCCACGTCCCGCACCCTAGCCTCTCGCACCCGCCGGACAGTGCGCCGTGGGTCAATGCGATCCGCCAGGGCATGGAGGAGCTGTTCATGCGCAAGAGCTGGAATGtggtgcgccgcctcggccggaTCGATGCCGTCATTGTTGTCGGCGACATTCTTGACTGCGGGCGCGAGTTCATGTCGGACAAGCA CTATGACGAGTACTACCAGATCTTCCGCTCAATCTTCAAGCTTCACCCCACCACAGACATCTACTTTGTGCCAGGGAACCACGATATCGGGCTTGGGCCACCTGGCACGTTCTCCCCCTTTGCGCGCCGGCGATTCCAGGAGCACTTTGGTGACCTCAATGCGGTCGTGTCGGTGGCCAACCACAGTCTGATCCTGCTCGACTCAATCGGCCTAATCGAGGAGGACCGACGACGAtacgccgccgagatccAGTACGGCGAGTGGTCCGGTATCGCTGGAGGCGTTATCGAGTTTGTGCAGGCACTTGGGAAAG AaccaccacccaaccccaTCCTCATCTCGCACGTCCCGCTCGCACGCCCTGACACTGTCAACTGTGGCCCGCTCCGCGAGTATGGCACAATCCAGAAGGGAGTCGGAGTCGGATATCAGaatctcctcggcggcgagacgagcgaCTTCTTGCTGGAGGCGCTCCGGCCAATCGTCGTGttcagcggcgacgaccacgaTTACTGTGACATCACCCACCAGCACGGTATCCGCGAGGTGACTCTCAAGTCGTTCTCGTCCTCTGCTGGCATTCAGAAGCCAGGTCTGCAACTGCTGTCTCTGATCCCTCCTCAAGAGGGAGTCTTGAGCCATGCCGATGTCCCCTGCTTCCTTCCggaccagctcggcgtctACAACTGGATCTACCTGCCCTTCATCATCTTCACGTTCGCCTACATCCTACTCACCAACTTGCGCTCGGCACTAGTGCGAGGTTCGCACCATCACCACGGTGGCGATCGGTCACCAAAACCCAGACACAGCCCCCGTCCGGACGAGAAGCGTCGCGAGCGCCCCGTCTTGACGACAACACGGTCGTCACAGCATTTACAGAGCTTGACCGCAAccgcgcgaggacgacaccacttggcggccgcggggtCAGCGCCAAACTCGCCACATCTGAGCCCCCGGATACCGTACGATGACAACGACTCGGAGCTGGGGGACGGCTACATCTCGCCGGCTTTGTCGAGGCGCTCTAGCTACGGTGTTGATTTGAACGAGGCGGGTGCAGCGACACCGCCTCTCCTCCGCATGTCGTCTTCGACTGGTCTTCCAAGCCCAATTGTCCAGCCGGTACCTCGCCGAGTCGCACTTCCGCGAATGCTGTCCGCATCAGACTGGGTAGCTTCCGCGCGTGCCAAGGACACGTCAGTCATCAGCTTGGGAGCTGCCCACGGCAACTCGTATTTCTCCAAGCTTACGAGATCCCTGCGCTGGTTGTGGCGCACGAGGAATAGCGTGGTCATCAAGAGCGTACGTGAGCTGCTGTCTGTCATCCTTCCCGCCGCAATCGTATGGGTCATTGTGAATGCCATATGGTAG